TGCCAAGCCACGGGCCAAGATGGCTGTTGTGATAGCGCTAAGGGCACTTAACAGCACGCACGGATTCGTCCCGGTTGGGATGATCCTCAAGCAAGACCCTGCGCTTACACGCCCCTCGGTCCACCGTGTGCTGCTGGAGCTGGAACGCGAAGCGTGCCTAGTCACCCGTGGTCAGCCATTCCAGCAACACATTCGTCAATACTGCCTGGGCACGATTGCCCATCACCAGCGCCTCGTGGTGCTGCCACCCGATGACCTGCGATCAGCCACCGAAGCGGAACGCCGACTCCATTATCTGCACCTGGAACTCCAGGGCTGAGTCGTTGCACTCGCGCCTTAAAAACAATCGTCTTACATGGATGAACATTAATGACCAGCAAGTTAGAACAATTGCGGGCAACGCCTGCACGCGATATGACAACAGCACCGAAGGTCTACGCCTGGGAACAACAAGACGGCAGGATTGTTAGTGCGGTATGCCGCGCTGTAGGCGTAGCTGTAAGCTCCCCGGTACTTGACAAGGCCGAAGCATTTAAGAAGAAGCACGGCACCCTGGAAGGCTGGTGCCCAGCACAGGCACCTAATGTTGGCGTGCTGATTAAGAAGGCGGTAACAGCCGCGATGAAAGAGGCGGGCGTAGAGCCGCACAAGTTGCCCCAGCGCGTAGTTGAAATCATCTACAGCGACAGCCTGGACCGTATCGGACAAGGCACCCGCCCTTCGGTAAGCCAACAGATCAACGCGCACAGTGCATCTATGCCGCGCTCCGCGCAGTGGGCATCCGCCATCCGTGGTCGCAAGACTGACTCCCGTAACAAAGCTGCCTTGTCCAAACTAGAGGATCATCCAGTTATGCAAACCATCACCCGCGCAGGGACCGACGTTGCTGGCATCCACAACGGCACCATGTCTCACAGCATCAAGAAGATAGGCGAAGCCTTCACCCTGGCGCAGCGTGTGGCCCAGCTTGAGGACGCTCTTGCAGCCGTTGTACAGCATCAGCAGCAGCAAGACGCTCGACTGGCAAGGCTGGAGGCAGGCGACACCTGGAAGGCTGTAGCGGAGCGCATGCGCAGTGAGGGCGCTGGCTATGGCGCTATCGCCAAACTGACGGGCCGCAGCAAGTCCACGATCAGCTCCTACCTGACTCGAAAGAAAGATTGATAGGTATTTATACCTCTAGCAAAAGGGTACGCAGATGGGTACGCGTACCCCACGCCTTGGTCAATAACAAACAATGAGAAGCCCTATGCAACTGACACTAAACGAGCTGCTGGTTGCCTGCGAGCTGCCACCATCCGAGCAACACAACACCGACGATCACGAACCCCGCCGCGCCCTAGATGCTGAGCCTGGGGCCATGTACAAAGCAGCGGTTGCCCTGGCTAATGGAGGTGATGGTGGGGCGGCAGGCCAGCGGCTCGCCCTACGCGATAACGGGCGTTATAGGGAAGCCACCACCCTTGGCCTGCGCCGAGCACACAGCGGGGCCGAGAGAGCCACACAGAGCCTTGACGGACGAAAGGCACGGGGCCGTCTGCGCGCTGGTTGACGCTGCACTCCCGGCCTGATCCTGGGCCACACGTATAAACGCACTCTACAACTTCCGGCATCGCTGGAGGATTAACCCTGCCTGGAGGAACTACCCAATGAAGTACTACCCGCGCAACAAAGAACACGTTGGCTTGTTCAAACAAAGAGGCCGCCCACCACTCCATCGTATACGTTGCCTGCATGTTATTCAGGCGATGTTAGATGCCGGGGAAGTTATCACTATCGGTGAAGTACATAAGCGCATCAGTATCGGTGCGCCCTCTCAAACTTACACCGCAATGAACTACTTCCTGACCGCTGGCCTTACAGCTGCACCGTTGATTGGCGCCCCACACATTAACCAACTCAAAGTTGCCTGCCCTGATACCTGGGCAGCGACGATCCGCGAACTTACTGAAATTGAGAAACTGTTATGACTGAACCATCCGTGGCACCAACCACGCGCCGCCGTAAACGTAAGCCCCTGGATGTCCACGCCGAGGGGCTGGCGCTGCTGGCCGAAACACTGGCCGCGTCCCGCAAGAAGCTGGAGTGGTGTGCCGAGAATGACGTGCCGGTCGATGCCGCCCAGGTATCCGCCAACGTCTCGTTGCTGAAACTGCTGGAGACAATGCGCCACGTCGATGACGACGACAAGGACAAGGATACCGCCGCCCTGGTGGCTGGCTTCCATGCCAAGACCGCCGAGCGTGCTGCCCGCTCCACGACTGCCCCGACTAAGGATGACCTGTTGGCGGAGTACGGGCTGTGATCGACGACCGCAGTACCCCACAGATCAACGCAGACCGCATCTATGCCGACATGCAGGCCAGGGCAGCAAAGGCCACTGACGACGCTCGACTGGGCCGACTGGCCGCGCTATCCACCAGCGCCGCGATGCAGTCCTTGGGCAGCACACCGGCACCCAGCTTCCTCGACTTCCGCACTGAGTCGGACGTAGCCGCAACCAGCGGCGGCATCAAAATCCCTTAACCCATCGCCTCCCAAACACTTACTTATAGAGAGATATTCCATGACTCGTAAATTCGCTGCTGCCCGCAAATCCGCTAACGCCGTAGCATTGTTCGATGCGCTCAAGGCTGCCGTCCCCTTTCATCTGGTCGAACTCCCGGCCACTAAATACCCGACTGCCCCGGCTAACCTGCAAGAGCTGCGCAAAGGCATCACCACGATGACGGAGCTGTTCACCTCTGACGAACGTGCTGACTCCAAGAAGACCAGCCGCGACGATGTAGAACATGAGCTGATGGCCGTGATGACAACTCTGTCCAACCGTGGCTTTGCATTCGCGGACCTGCCGAACCTATTCGCCTTTGAGCAAGATCGTAACCGGCACCTCGACACGGTGACCCGCTACACCCGAGCGGCCAACGCGAACACCGAGACACTGTCGGCCAAGGTGGCCGAATGGTTCTCTGACATCACCGCCGTCCTGAGTGTGGCAAAGGTGGTTGGCTCTGACGTGATGGCCGAGGCTGCCGCTGCCCCGAACAAGACCATGGCCGCGCTGGGGATCGACCTGCACGTTCGCGAGAAGCTGAACGCATCGGCCCAAGCTGGCGTCCCGGTAATGGCAGCAGGCCGTGGTCTGATGGTCCTCAAAGCTGCCAAGATCGACGCCTTGTCGCTGGACTTGGGCGACGTTGAGCTGGCTGCCGCAATGGCCTTGTACAGCTACTTCCCCGATGCTATCGAAGGCGCGTCAATGCAGGAAGCTGGGCTGCGCTTCGGCTCCGTCGTCCTGGGTGCCAATGCTGATGGCGTCGTGATCTACCGCGAGGCGGTCCAATCGAATGCATCGGGCCTGCTGCCGCACACTGCCCTGGTGGCTGCTGATGGCAAAGCCCTGGCCGCGCTGCAATCGAAGATCGACGTTCGCCTGGGTGGCGTAGACCATGCCTTCACGGGCACTGTGGAGAACGGCGGCATGACTGTTGAGGAACGTCGCCTGCGCGACTTCGGCAAGTCTGCTGTTACCACGTACTAAAACCAACCCTGCTTGCCTAACCGGCTTGCAGGGTATTTTGCTGTCGAGCAGTTCGCGGACTTCGGCCAGCAGTTCCCGCTGCCGTGTGAGCGGAGCCGTTCCGCCATAAACGCCAGTATGTTTGTTCCCGGCCTGGGTGTGCCCAAGTATACCGCCCACCTCCGCATCACTTGCCCCTGCTGCCCTGAGCAAATCCGCTGCCGTATGTCTTGCGCTGTAAAGACTGAGCTGCCCCTTGAGGTTTGGTATCTTGAGCAAGGCCGCGCTAACCGCACGACTCAACCGCGTAACACGCTGTCGTCCTCTCTCCGCTGTGCTGCCGTCACCAAAGCCTGATAGCACCAGATTGAACAGAGGAACGTCCTCCGCTGCCACAGGCAAATCCCTACGACTGGCTGCGTTCTTGGCACCAGATAGGCCAGCCTGGAATACCTGCTCCCTGTTGCCCACGATGTCCTCCCGCATGGTCAATGCCGCTGGGCCTTCGCTCAACAGCTCCAGGGGCCGCACGCCGTACCGGACAAGCAGACGCATTGCTGCCGCGTCTACCACATCACCACGGGCATCCAGGGCGG
The Pseudomonas poae DNA segment above includes these coding regions:
- a CDS encoding helix-turn-helix domain-containing protein gives rise to the protein MTSKLEQLRATPARDMTTAPKVYAWEQQDGRIVSAVCRAVGVAVSSPVLDKAEAFKKKHGTLEGWCPAQAPNVGVLIKKAVTAAMKEAGVEPHKLPQRVVEIIYSDSLDRIGQGTRPSVSQQINAHSASMPRSAQWASAIRGRKTDSRNKAALSKLEDHPVMQTITRAGTDVAGIHNGTMSHSIKKIGEAFTLAQRVAQLEDALAAVVQHQQQQDARLARLEAGDTWKAVAERMRSEGAGYGAIAKLTGRSKSTISSYLTRKKD